One window from the genome of Cryptomeria japonica chromosome 6, Sugi_1.0, whole genome shotgun sequence encodes:
- the LOC131051033 gene encoding uncharacterized protein LOC131051033 yields the protein MVNGTKAIMHVEFEHKTLRTTISLDMTLSTTQEERLLQLNALDEIRKSTPQHTESIQNQRIKWHDCYIKDKSFQQGDWAVLYDSRYKDDLGKLQTRWLGPYEIIETFSHGAIRLSIIDPVKFKLLVNGYRLRLYHKPLSKDEFLWYFSTAKHAEILATITNGFAVTTPS from the coding sequence ATGGTAAATGGGACAAAAGCAATAATGCATGtggagtttgaacataaaactttgagaacaactatttccttagatatgactTTGTCTACAACACAAGAAGAAAGGCTCTTGCAGCTTAATGCTTTAGATGAGATAAGAAAGTCCACCCCGCAACATACTGAATCTATTCAAAATCAGCGCATAAAGTGGCATGATTGCTATATCAAGGACAAATCATTCCAGCAAGGAGATTGGGCTGTACTCTATGATTCTAGGTATAAAGATGATTTGGGAAAATTACAGACACGGTGGTTAGGACCTTATGAAATAATTGAAACATTTTCTCATGGTGCTATAAGATTATCTATAATAGATCCTgttaagtttaaattgttagtcaatggCTATCGGTTGCGCCTATACCATAAACCTCTAAGCAAAGATGAATTCCTATGGTATTTTTCCACTGCCAAGCATGCCGAGATTCTAGCAACCATTACTAATGGCTTTGCCGTCACCACTCCATCTTAA